The following are from one region of the Gossypium hirsutum isolate 1008001.06 chromosome D03, Gossypium_hirsutum_v2.1, whole genome shotgun sequence genome:
- the LOC107907802 gene encoding precursor of CEP5, producing MAQNKQLSFLVLLLLVSFLQIQCIVGRPLILDQKETGTEGNKAVVANTQSLAPPSPPTPSVVVGATETPPPKNANDFRPTAPGHSPGVGHSLQN from the coding sequence ATGGCACAAAACAAGCAACTCTCCTTTCTTGTTCTCCTTTTGCTTGTTTCCTTCCTGCAAATTCAGTGCATTGTAGGAAGGCCTTTGATATTGGATCAGAAGGAAACAGGGACTGAAGGCAATAAAGCTGTTGTTGCCAACACGCAGTCTCTAGCTCCACCTTCACCACCAACACCGAGTGTGGTTGTCGGAGCAACTGAAACCCCGCCACCCAAAAATGCGAACGATTTCAGGCCTACAGCTCCTGGCCACAGTCCGGGAGTTGGCCATTCCCTTCAAAACTAG